One Cloacibacillus sp. DNA segment encodes these proteins:
- a CDS encoding SDR family NAD(P)-dependent oxidoreductase, whose protein sequence is MRLKDKIAVFIGGASDIATTTALKFIEEGASVALIDYDQKAFDRVQPQYLDNKGTLRTFIADVRDYEALRFAIDEVLKEFGRIDILVNCAGILIHKPIDVLTVREWQDVIDINLTGIFNACKAVTPSMKEHKYGRIVNISSIGGRTGRPGVGVNYAAAKAGIVGLTQTLAKELAPWTVTANVVAPGPLKGRMFFGMEQHLIDGLIKNIPLGRVGEMDEIAYAIMYLASDEAAWTTGEVLDVNGGAFI, encoded by the coding sequence ATGAGATTAAAAGACAAAATAGCAGTATTTATCGGCGGTGCTTCAGACATTGCAACCACTACCGCGCTGAAATTTATAGAAGAAGGAGCTTCCGTTGCCCTCATTGATTATGACCAAAAGGCTTTTGACAGGGTGCAGCCCCAATATCTAGATAATAAAGGTACACTCAGGACTTTCATTGCGGACGTTAGAGACTACGAAGCACTGCGTTTTGCTATTGACGAAGTGTTGAAAGAATTTGGACGCATAGATATTTTGGTTAATTGCGCGGGGATCTTGATACATAAACCAATTGACGTCCTTACCGTGCGGGAATGGCAAGATGTTATTGATATAAACCTCACTGGAATATTCAACGCCTGTAAAGCCGTCACTCCCAGCATGAAAGAACACAAATACGGACGTATAGTAAATATTTCTTCAATAGGAGGTCGCACTGGGCGCCCCGGTGTAGGGGTCAACTACGCAGCGGCGAAGGCCGGTATTGTCGGGCTGACGCAAACACTCGCAAAAGAACTTGCCCCGTGGACCGTGACCGCCAATGTTGTGGCGCCTGGTCCGCTGAAGGGCCGCATGTTTTTTGGTATGGAGCAGCATTTGATAGACGGACTTATTAAGAATATACCTCTCGGCCGTGTTGGCGAGATGGATGAAATCGCTTACGCCATCATGTATCTGGCAAGCGACGAGGCCGCTTGGACCACAGGCGAAGTGTTGGATGTCAACGGTGGAGCGTTTATTTAA
- a CDS encoding AEC family transporter → MVSAFIRGVVLIFPLAIVLAAGNILSQKKFITKEDVSTLSKLLFWIISPSLLFRNAFLIKDGFSEHMLFFAAVISAAFITMLFAYVSEKYLFRCRDAKDLALTTAASMRPNTIYVGLPTVQAVFGNEAIPMLSLYVAIAMPLYNLLSPLSSELILARGRNFKEFVTRALKAILKNPMVMAPLGGIVLTFCGLSKLPTAADKSLEMIGNAATGLALLTLGASIDISHAKKTLFTCWREVATRLFIHPGLLYFCMIIFGIEASLRNVAVLVTATPTAVTLFILARGIGLNGDRAAEITVITTLLSAVTIPIWITLLGI, encoded by the coding sequence ATGGTATCAGCTTTTATTCGCGGCGTTGTTCTCATATTTCCACTGGCAATAGTGCTAGCAGCCGGAAATATATTATCCCAAAAAAAGTTCATAACTAAAGAAGATGTTTCGACCTTGTCGAAGCTTCTGTTTTGGATCATCTCTCCGTCTCTTCTTTTTCGTAATGCCTTCCTGATAAAAGACGGCTTCTCTGAACATATGTTGTTTTTTGCCGCCGTAATATCAGCCGCCTTCATTACTATGCTCTTTGCCTACGTGAGCGAAAAATATCTCTTTCGGTGCCGCGATGCCAAGGATCTGGCCCTTACTACAGCAGCTTCGATGAGGCCCAATACCATATACGTGGGGCTTCCCACCGTGCAGGCTGTATTTGGGAATGAGGCTATACCTATGCTTTCTCTTTATGTGGCGATCGCTATGCCGCTCTACAATTTACTTTCCCCTCTATCAAGTGAGCTGATACTTGCGCGTGGCAGAAATTTCAAAGAATTTGTCACGCGAGCCCTTAAGGCGATATTAAAAAATCCAATGGTGATGGCGCCGCTTGGAGGAATTGTTCTCACTTTTTGTGGTTTGAGCAAGCTTCCCACCGCAGCCGATAAATCACTCGAAATGATAGGCAATGCTGCTACAGGGTTGGCGTTGCTTACGCTTGGAGCTTCTATAGATATCAGCCATGCTAAAAAAACTTTATTCACCTGCTGGAGGGAGGTGGCGACGAGGCTCTTCATACATCCGGGGCTGCTTTATTTTTGTATGATAATCTTTGGCATTGAGGCATCTCTTAGAAATGTGGCTGTATTGGTGACCGCCACTCCCACTGCCGTGACTTTATTTATTCTGGCGAGAGGGATAGGGCTGAACGGCGATAGAGCTGCGGAAATAACTGTGATTACCACGCTCTTGTCCGCCGTAACTATCCCTATATGGATCACATTACTAGGAATTTGA
- a CDS encoding thiamine pyrophosphate-binding protein yields the protein MAKDLVAFQLVKFLESRGVENIFGLCGHTVIGFLDALKDSKIRYISVRHEQIAAHAADGYARGKGCQVPGVLMTHLGPGLTNATTGVAEAGLNSIPMVVIAGDVPSCYFGRHPHQEVNMHADASQYEIYRPFVKRAWRVDRPELLPEVMDKAFRLAVTGRPGPVLVSVPMDIFSMELDTRFFEQRINNFPELPKPGLSDAAAEEIATMLAEADRPILYPGGGVISSGAAPALTELAEFLEIPVLYTLMGKGSIPDNSPLAVGMTGFWGTEFNNTTAMKSDVMMAVGTRLSEADCSSWYQGETFDVPPTKLIHIDINQEEIGRNFPTAIGAICDAKEAICAILAAAKKKYPNGVRRPEIVKAIAEAKVAYRATLVDAQNSAQYPMRPERILKDLREALPKDGYVVADVGWNKNGVGQQFEIYEPGTFVAPGGLCTMGYGPSAALGVKVANPDKKVVALIGDGGMGTNVSPFATGAMDNVAVVWVVMNNCAFGTIAGLERQHYDHQFGTLFMKDGEPYSPDFAAIAEGYGIKGYKVTTAEEFKPMLEEALASNNPCVIDVRMENAPVVTWGCWNINDIYRKRGEEKPWRQWQWEDTTPWYMAELCDQKTNKK from the coding sequence ATGGCAAAAGATCTCGTAGCATTTCAACTTGTGAAATTTCTTGAGTCAAGGGGCGTCGAAAATATTTTCGGCCTCTGCGGCCACACCGTGATTGGTTTCCTTGACGCTTTAAAGGACAGCAAGATTCGCTACATCTCCGTGCGTCATGAACAGATAGCGGCACATGCGGCGGACGGATACGCGCGCGGCAAGGGCTGCCAGGTTCCCGGCGTTCTCATGACGCACCTTGGCCCCGGGCTCACCAACGCGACAACTGGCGTTGCGGAGGCGGGCCTCAACTCTATCCCGATGGTTGTCATCGCAGGCGACGTCCCAAGTTGCTACTTCGGACGCCATCCTCATCAGGAAGTAAACATGCACGCGGACGCCAGCCAGTATGAGATATATCGCCCGTTCGTAAAGCGCGCCTGGCGCGTAGACCGGCCCGAGCTGCTGCCTGAGGTGATGGACAAAGCCTTTCGTTTGGCCGTCACAGGACGTCCCGGTCCAGTGCTCGTCTCCGTTCCGATGGACATCTTCTCAATGGAGTTGGACACGCGCTTCTTCGAGCAGCGCATAAATAATTTCCCTGAACTTCCGAAGCCAGGCCTCTCCGACGCCGCAGCAGAAGAGATAGCAACGATGCTTGCCGAGGCGGATCGCCCCATCCTATATCCCGGCGGCGGCGTCATCTCGTCGGGAGCTGCGCCCGCGCTTACGGAGCTTGCTGAATTCCTTGAGATACCGGTGCTTTACACCCTCATGGGCAAAGGCTCCATACCGGACAACAGCCCGCTCGCCGTTGGCATGACCGGCTTCTGGGGTACGGAATTCAACAACACCACCGCGATGAAATCAGACGTCATGATGGCAGTAGGCACCCGCCTTTCCGAGGCCGATTGCAGCTCATGGTACCAGGGCGAAACCTTCGACGTGCCGCCAACGAAACTCATTCACATCGACATTAATCAGGAAGAGATCGGCCGCAACTTCCCGACCGCGATAGGCGCCATCTGCGACGCAAAAGAGGCAATTTGCGCGATACTTGCGGCTGCTAAGAAAAAATATCCAAACGGAGTAAGGCGTCCCGAGATCGTCAAAGCCATCGCCGAGGCTAAGGTGGCGTATAGGGCGACGCTGGTTGACGCTCAGAACTCAGCGCAATACCCAATGCGCCCCGAACGGATACTAAAAGACCTAAGAGAGGCGCTGCCGAAGGACGGTTACGTCGTAGCCGACGTAGGCTGGAACAAAAACGGCGTCGGCCAGCAGTTTGAGATATACGAGCCCGGCACATTCGTAGCTCCAGGCGGCCTCTGCACAATGGGCTACGGCCCATCAGCCGCTCTGGGCGTAAAGGTGGCCAACCCCGACAAAAAAGTAGTCGCACTCATCGGCGACGGCGGCATGGGTACAAACGTATCCCCCTTTGCCACCGGCGCGATGGATAACGTGGCCGTCGTATGGGTCGTCATGAACAACTGCGCCTTTGGTACAATCGCAGGTCTTGAGCGCCAGCATTACGACCATCAGTTTGGCACGCTCTTTATGAAAGACGGTGAACCCTACAGCCCGGATTTCGCGGCAATAGCCGAAGGTTACGGCATAAAAGGCTACAAAGTGACTACCGCCGAAGAATTTAAACCGATGCTCGAAGAGGCGCTTGCCTCCAACAACCCGTGCGTCATCGACGTTCGCATGGAAAACGCCCCCGTTGTGACATGGGGCTGTTGGAACATAAACGACATCTATCGCAAGCGCGGCGAAGAAAAGCCATGGAGACAGTGGCAGTGGGAAGATACTACCCCCTGGTACATGGCGGAACTGTGCGACCAAAAAACTAACAAGAAATAG
- a CDS encoding aldehyde dehydrogenase family protein: protein MAKHEITQEQLEALDSIFAKAKAAEKVIENYSQEQVDRMVRCVAWAAANPKTFQEICWMGVDEAGAGDRNGRFGKRHKILGVLRDALRQKSVGAIEELPEKGITRYAKPAGIITSLIPMTNPELTPIVTAIYALKARDVVVFSPHPRTVKTTNKVVQIMRDALAAIGENPDFLQCVSEVNMDLVAESMKRCDLIMATGGPAMTKAAHSSGKPAYCSGAGNATMIYDETAIPAEAARNTRISKTSDFGSGCSADGNLIISDTIYDETVKALEAEGGYHATDAERELLKKAMWDTEGHRIVATVAVSPQELCRTAGFEIPADRKFVMVNNEGIGKEFKFSGEKLTTLLTLYKYEGEFENALKMMDEIYKVGGRGHSCGIYSFDEEHIQSLALRAPVTRVMVRQPQSKANAGSAENGMPMTSSMGCGTWGGNQVSENIALKHYMNSTWVARPIMKDQPAEEILFGEFFDAAVTKEQGEEIKF from the coding sequence ATGGCAAAACATGAAATTACACAAGAACAGCTTGAAGCGCTTGACTCAATTTTTGCAAAAGCAAAGGCAGCTGAAAAGGTTATCGAAAATTACAGTCAGGAACAAGTAGACCGCATGGTGCGCTGTGTCGCGTGGGCCGCCGCCAACCCCAAAACATTTCAGGAAATATGCTGGATGGGCGTTGACGAAGCTGGCGCAGGCGACAGAAACGGCCGTTTCGGCAAACGTCACAAAATACTGGGCGTGCTCCGCGACGCACTGCGTCAGAAGAGCGTAGGCGCGATAGAAGAGCTGCCAGAAAAAGGCATCACCCGTTACGCCAAGCCCGCAGGCATCATCACCTCCCTCATCCCCATGACGAACCCCGAACTCACGCCTATCGTCACCGCCATCTACGCGCTGAAAGCACGCGATGTAGTAGTCTTCTCCCCGCACCCGCGTACCGTGAAGACAACAAACAAGGTCGTCCAGATAATGCGCGACGCGCTTGCCGCTATCGGCGAGAATCCCGACTTCCTGCAGTGTGTTTCCGAGGTGAACATGGATCTTGTGGCCGAATCAATGAAGCGCTGCGACCTCATCATGGCCACTGGCGGCCCAGCTATGACAAAGGCGGCCCACAGCTCCGGCAAACCCGCCTACTGTTCAGGCGCTGGAAACGCTACGATGATTTACGATGAGACGGCCATCCCGGCTGAAGCTGCGCGCAACACACGCATAAGCAAAACCTCAGATTTCGGCTCCGGCTGCTCCGCCGACGGCAACCTCATCATAAGCGACACCATCTACGACGAGACGGTCAAGGCGCTTGAGGCAGAAGGCGGGTACCACGCGACAGACGCAGAGCGCGAGCTGCTCAAAAAGGCAATGTGGGATACGGAAGGACATCGCATCGTGGCCACAGTCGCCGTATCGCCCCAGGAACTGTGCCGTACGGCTGGATTTGAAATCCCCGCGGACCGCAAATTTGTAATGGTGAACAACGAAGGCATAGGCAAAGAGTTCAAATTCTCCGGCGAAAAGCTCACAACGCTCCTTACGCTATATAAATACGAGGGTGAGTTTGAAAACGCTCTTAAAATGATGGACGAAATATACAAGGTAGGCGGCCGTGGACACTCATGCGGCATCTACAGTTTTGACGAAGAGCACATCCAGAGCCTTGCGCTGCGCGCTCCTGTGACGCGCGTCATGGTGCGCCAGCCCCAGTCCAAGGCAAACGCAGGTTCTGCGGAAAACGGGATGCCGATGACATCAAGCATGGGCTGCGGAACATGGGGAGGCAACCAAGTCTCCGAAAACATCGCCCTAAAGCACTACATGAACAGCACATGGGTGGCGCGCCCGATAATGAAAGACCAGCCCGCGGAAGAGATCCTCTTCGGTGAGTTCTTCGACGCCGCGGTAACAAAGGAACAGGGCGAAGAGATCAAATTCTAA
- a CDS encoding DMT family transporter: protein MDKQNSTTTGALYALGTAVLWGGMSPLSKYIGGQGVNMISVMTYRAVLVTVILAASLRIYLGAGWWRVGRRLTGIYVLLAFLTVFMNACGFMMSCVYLTVPQALMIHYAFPLVTMAGAWLVTRERPSAAQVAAGFMILAGLYIGFSGGASASTSISTVGVLWAVCSLAGLSGQTLISRRILKGGATNPLKQLFYIHLFGGMMLIAGKSALSGWGDLVYITWPVFGLMQYAALGAGLLGFGFMFSALKLIPASLVSLICTLELVFALVITPLCLGLYPTVCELVGCAVIMAAVAFAAWQPHPRVLKRFG, encoded by the coding sequence ATGGACAAGCAAAACAGCACCACTACGGGGGCGCTTTACGCGCTTGGAACTGCGGTTCTATGGGGCGGCATGAGCCCGCTTTCTAAATATATCGGAGGACAGGGCGTTAATATGATTTCTGTGATGACCTACCGCGCCGTGCTTGTCACCGTGATTCTCGCGGCTTCGCTGCGAATCTATCTGGGGGCGGGGTGGTGGCGCGTTGGAAGACGCCTCACTGGAATATACGTATTGCTTGCCTTTCTTACCGTCTTTATGAACGCCTGCGGCTTTATGATGTCGTGCGTTTACCTCACAGTGCCGCAGGCCCTTATGATACATTATGCCTTCCCCTTGGTTACGATGGCGGGCGCGTGGCTTGTTACGCGTGAGCGTCCGTCCGCGGCTCAGGTGGCGGCCGGTTTTATGATCCTTGCGGGGCTTTACATCGGTTTTTCAGGCGGCGCGTCGGCAAGCACGTCAATTTCGACCGTGGGGGTGCTTTGGGCTGTTTGTTCACTTGCGGGGCTCTCCGGCCAGACGCTCATTTCACGGCGTATCTTAAAGGGCGGCGCAACGAACCCGCTTAAGCAGCTCTTTTATATCCATCTTTTCGGCGGGATGATGCTCATTGCCGGCAAGAGCGCGCTCAGCGGCTGGGGCGACCTTGTCTATATCACGTGGCCCGTTTTTGGCCTCATGCAGTATGCGGCGCTTGGAGCTGGCCTGCTTGGATTTGGATTCATGTTCTCCGCGCTGAAGCTGATACCGGCTTCGCTGGTAAGCCTTATTTGTACGCTTGAGCTTGTTTTCGCGCTTGTCATAACTCCGCTATGTCTAGGCCTCTATCCGACCGTCTGTGAGCTTGTTGGGTGCGCCGTGATTATGGCGGCTGTGGCCTTTGCCGCGTGGCAGCCGCACCCCAGGGTGTTGAAGCGGTTTGGGTAG
- the pruA gene encoding L-glutamate gamma-semialdehyde dehydrogenase, with protein sequence MNNALFRFQRPENEPSMSYAPGCPERQLLKEAIRQICSETAEIPLVVNGEKIYTKDCGSVVMPHDHAHTLAVYHKAGAREAQAAADAAVAASVTWNNMPWTERAAIILKIAELIDKKYRYILNAATMMGQSKTVWQAEIEAASETVDYFRFGVHCMNELYEEQPASEEGVINRIEYRPLEGFVYAVSPFNFTALAANLPMAPAMMGNTVVWKPATTSLLSSWYLMQIFMEAGLPAGVVNFIPGPGSVGSGVILKRKELAGIHFTGSTEVFNSLWRGVAENLSAYRAYPRLVGETGGKDFIFIHNSADIKAAAAAIMRGGFEYQGQKCSATSRGYVPASRWPELKAELMAMAAELRTGDPRDFRNFVNAVIDEASFDNCMKYIEYAKNAPDAEILFGGSGDKSRGYFVQPTLIKTTNPHFKSMEEEIFGPIFTLYVYDDADYEKTLKICDETSPYALTGAVFSSDREAINTAEKALRYAAGNFYINDKTTAASIGLQPFGGARSSGTNDKAGSKLNLIRWTSPRTIKENLLPPHDFKYPFMQAE encoded by the coding sequence ATGAACAACGCATTATTTAGATTTCAAAGACCAGAAAACGAACCTTCAATGAGCTACGCGCCGGGATGTCCCGAGCGCCAACTGCTGAAGGAGGCCATAAGGCAAATTTGCTCCGAGACGGCGGAGATTCCGCTTGTCGTCAACGGAGAAAAAATATACACGAAAGACTGCGGCTCCGTTGTGATGCCGCACGACCACGCGCACACGCTTGCCGTATATCACAAGGCCGGAGCGCGCGAGGCCCAAGCCGCGGCCGACGCCGCAGTCGCAGCCTCCGTCACATGGAACAACATGCCGTGGACGGAGCGCGCAGCCATTATATTGAAAATAGCGGAGCTTATCGACAAAAAGTACCGGTATATTTTGAACGCGGCGACAATGATGGGCCAGAGCAAGACCGTGTGGCAGGCCGAAATCGAGGCGGCGAGCGAAACTGTCGACTATTTCCGTTTCGGGGTGCACTGCATGAACGAACTGTACGAAGAGCAGCCGGCCTCTGAGGAGGGCGTCATCAACCGCATCGAATACCGCCCGCTTGAAGGCTTCGTCTACGCCGTCTCTCCGTTCAATTTCACAGCGCTTGCCGCGAATCTTCCTATGGCGCCCGCAATGATGGGAAACACCGTCGTCTGGAAGCCTGCGACCACGTCGCTTCTTTCAAGCTGGTATCTGATGCAGATATTCATGGAGGCGGGCCTCCCCGCGGGCGTCGTCAACTTCATCCCCGGCCCCGGCTCCGTCGGAAGCGGCGTCATCCTCAAAAGAAAAGAACTGGCCGGCATACATTTCACCGGCTCGACCGAGGTATTCAACAGCCTATGGCGCGGCGTCGCCGAAAATCTTTCGGCCTACCGCGCATATCCGCGGCTCGTCGGCGAAACTGGCGGCAAGGACTTCATCTTCATCCATAATTCGGCGGACATAAAGGCCGCTGCCGCCGCCATAATGCGCGGAGGCTTTGAATATCAGGGGCAGAAATGCTCCGCCACCTCGCGCGGCTACGTTCCTGCAAGCCGCTGGCCGGAGCTTAAGGCCGAACTCATGGCGATGGCGGCAGAACTGCGCACAGGCGACCCGCGCGACTTCCGTAACTTTGTAAACGCGGTCATAGACGAGGCCTCCTTTGACAACTGCATGAAATATATAGAATATGCGAAAAACGCGCCCGACGCGGAGATACTCTTCGGCGGTTCGGGCGACAAGAGCAGGGGATACTTTGTACAGCCAACGCTGATAAAGACGACGAACCCTCACTTCAAATCAATGGAAGAGGAGATATTCGGCCCCATCTTCACGCTCTACGTCTACGACGACGCGGACTATGAAAAGACGCTGAAAATCTGCGACGAGACGTCGCCCTACGCGCTTACCGGCGCGGTATTTTCCTCAGACCGCGAGGCGATAAACACGGCGGAAAAAGCTCTGCGGTATGCGGCCGGAAATTTCTACATCAACGACAAAACGACGGCGGCAAGCATAGGCCTCCAGCCCTTCGGCGGCGCACGGTCCTCCGGCACCAACGACAAGGCCGGCAGTAAACTGAACCTGATCCGATGGACCTCGCCCCGAACCATCAAAGAAAACCTTCTGCCCCCGCATGATTTCAAGTACCCCTTCATGCAGGCGGAATAA
- a CDS encoding B12-binding domain-containing radical SAM protein: protein MNFSTRGVQEQVEKMKSCGTQKQCVISQTIEMEELLSLSGKRILGVNPPVRDFAFMDLWSKPLGLLYILQSMKERCRVELFDAVAAGSLGEKSFGRQKIKKTEIEKPEVYRDIPRRFNQFGLTSDEISAALAQIQRPDFIFLTSGMTYWYLGACEMITLMREAFPDTPIALGGIYAALCAEHAATLGADYIVRGHSEPSAPYPAMDLYGAPPYGVIMTSFGCPFSCRYCASNVLWPSYRRRGLPEVLSEIDYQAALGARDFAFYDDALLLEKENFFYPLCRELFARYGNKLRLHTPNGLHVRQIDARCAAALAENNFKTIRLSLESVDPKVAADSSGKVARGEYAAAVKNLRAAGYSREDCETYILLGLPGQDTASVRETIDFVWQNGGTPKLAEFSPIPGTPYFEEAAQKLPALRTEPLLQNNSVYCSYLAREIAPETLQELKDSARRPRIQNI, encoded by the coding sequence TTGAACTTTTCAACGCGCGGCGTTCAGGAACAGGTGGAGAAAATGAAAAGCTGCGGCACGCAAAAACAATGCGTTATTTCACAAACTATTGAGATGGAGGAGCTTCTTTCTCTTTCAGGCAAACGGATATTAGGCGTCAACCCGCCCGTGCGGGACTTCGCTTTCATGGACCTGTGGTCGAAGCCGCTTGGACTGCTTTACATCTTGCAGAGCATGAAGGAACGATGCCGCGTGGAACTTTTTGACGCGGTTGCCGCGGGGTCGCTCGGCGAAAAAAGCTTCGGCCGGCAAAAAATAAAAAAGACTGAAATCGAAAAGCCGGAGGTTTATCGTGATATACCGCGCAGATTCAATCAATTTGGTCTGACCAGTGACGAAATAAGCGCGGCGCTTGCACAAATACAGAGGCCGGACTTCATCTTTCTCACCTCTGGGATGACCTATTGGTATCTCGGAGCGTGTGAGATGATAACGCTGATGCGAGAAGCATTTCCCGATACACCGATCGCGCTTGGCGGTATATACGCGGCGCTTTGCGCAGAGCACGCGGCGACGCTTGGCGCGGATTATATTGTGCGCGGGCACAGCGAACCTTCCGCGCCGTATCCCGCGATGGATCTTTACGGCGCTCCCCCTTACGGCGTCATCATGACCTCCTTCGGCTGCCCCTTCTCCTGCCGCTACTGCGCCTCAAACGTCCTCTGGCCCAGCTACCGCAGGCGCGGATTGCCCGAGGTGCTCTCTGAGATAGACTATCAAGCGGCGCTTGGCGCGCGTGATTTCGCCTTTTACGACGACGCGCTTTTGCTTGAAAAAGAAAATTTCTTTTATCCTCTTTGCCGCGAACTTTTTGCACGTTACGGAAACAAACTGCGCCTTCACACGCCAAACGGCCTGCATGTGCGCCAGATAGACGCGCGATGCGCGGCGGCGCTTGCAGAAAATAATTTTAAAACTATAAGGCTATCGCTCGAAAGCGTTGACCCCAAAGTGGCGGCCGACAGCTCCGGCAAAGTGGCGCGCGGCGAGTACGCCGCCGCCGTGAAAAACCTTCGCGCCGCGGGATACAGCCGCGAAGACTGCGAGACGTACATCCTGCTGGGCCTTCCGGGGCAGGACACCGCCTCCGTGCGCGAGACGATAGATTTCGTCTGGCAGAACGGCGGCACGCCTAAGCTTGCGGAGTTCTCCCCTATCCCCGGCACGCCCTATTTTGAAGAGGCGGCTCAAAAACTCCCCGCGCTGCGCACGGAGCCGCTGCTGCAAAACAACTCCGTCTACTGTTCATACCTCGCGCGTGAGATAGCGCCGGAAACATTGCAGGAATTAAAAGATTCAGCGCGAAGGCCGCGGATACAAAACATTTAA
- a CDS encoding FadR/GntR family transcriptional regulator, protein MIETPVTRGTRIYEKVVEKLKGEIAAGNILPGDPLPSERQLMDTFGVSRSSLREAFRVMELLGLIESIPGKGRFVRHPRTISEDTDSIQLEDSAILELMEARRILDPAIAAESAMRATPSDLTRMLRVITATEKTLLDPLERAHADFDFHLVLAEATHNFVFINLTRMNFDLIMATHERIYNLLDDKDAFLNEHKEMYEAILDHDLDGAREAASRHIDRIYRTLHRGIAAGE, encoded by the coding sequence ATGATTGAAACGCCAGTAACACGCGGCACTAGAATCTATGAAAAGGTAGTTGAAAAACTCAAAGGTGAGATCGCGGCCGGAAACATCCTGCCGGGAGATCCGCTTCCCTCTGAACGTCAGCTCATGGATACATTCGGCGTCAGCCGCAGCTCTTTACGCGAGGCCTTTCGCGTCATGGAGCTTTTGGGGCTCATCGAATCTATCCCGGGCAAAGGCCGCTTCGTCCGTCATCCGCGCACCATCTCGGAGGACACGGACAGCATCCAGCTTGAAGATTCGGCGATATTGGAACTGATGGAGGCGCGCCGCATCCTTGACCCGGCAATCGCGGCAGAAAGCGCCATGCGCGCCACGCCGTCGGATTTGACGCGTATGCTCCGCGTCATAACAGCTACGGAGAAGACGCTGCTTGATCCGTTGGAGCGCGCGCACGCGGATTTTGACTTCCACCTCGTGCTTGCGGAGGCGACGCACAACTTCGTCTTTATAAACCTAACGCGCATGAATTTCGACCTGATAATGGCGACGCATGAAAGAATCTACAACCTGCTCGACGACAAGGACGCATTTTTGAACGAACACAAGGAGATGTACGAGGCTATCCTCGACCACGACCTTGACGGCGCACGCGAGGCCGCTTCGCGCCACATCGACCGCATCTACCGCACTCTTCACAGAGGCATCGCGGCCGGAGAATAA
- a CDS encoding HD domain-containing protein, translating into MEKKIRELFPEIEWIKSPEMQAKVVASIEDALKTGGWQPEDMDKIPFTLLIPNCPFTYLDHVRGVTRIAKAAMDEFNAIYPAKDAKFTLDNDMLVAGALLHDVGKLVEYEKNAAGETVKSTMGKNLRHPFSGTVIALRNGCPDAVGHIIANHAHEGDGTLRSPEGVMINKADFMNFESVKSFLGMK; encoded by the coding sequence ATGGAGAAAAAGATAAGAGAGCTTTTCCCTGAGATCGAATGGATCAAGAGCCCTGAGATGCAGGCAAAGGTCGTGGCGTCTATCGAAGACGCGCTGAAGACCGGCGGCTGGCAGCCCGAGGATATGGACAAGATCCCCTTCACGCTGCTTATCCCTAACTGCCCCTTCACCTATCTGGACCACGTCCGCGGCGTAACACGCATCGCAAAGGCGGCAATGGACGAGTTCAACGCCATCTACCCGGCGAAGGACGCGAAGTTCACGCTGGACAACGACATGCTTGTGGCTGGCGCTCTTCTTCACGACGTAGGCAAGCTCGTTGAGTATGAAAAGAACGCGGCCGGCGAGACGGTGAAGTCCACAATGGGCAAGAACCTCCGCCATCCGTTCTCGGGTACGGTCATTGCCCTGCGCAACGGCTGCCCCGACGCCGTGGGACACATCATCGCAAACCACGCGCATGAAGGCGACGGAACGCTCCGCAGCCCCGAAGGCGTAATGATCAACAAGGCCGACTTCATGAATTTTGAGTCAGTCAAGTCATTCCTCGGAATGAAATAA